The nucleotide sequence TGACGGCATCGGCCATATTTTTTATACTGTAAGCGCCCCGGCCGATATAGAGGCTCTCCGGCGCGTTTTCGCCCCAATAGGGCCTTTGTATATCGCCGACGGGCACCACCGCTGCGCCGCCGCCTTGAGGGTTGCGGACATGGCGCGGGCAAACAATCCCAAGCATACAGGCTCGGAGGAATATAACTACTTTCTCGCGGCGATCTTTCCTGACGATATGACGCGGATACTTGAATATAACCGGGCCGTGAAGGATCTTAACGGATTGACGGCGGCTGAATTTTTGGCAAAGGCCGGCGACAATTTCCTTGTGCAAACAATCGCTTCCCCGGCCAAACCGTCCGCCAGGCACGAGTTTACCATGTGCCTTGAGGGCAAATGGTATAAATTGACGGCAAGAGGCGGCACGTTTGACGAAAAAGATCTTAGCGGCAGACTGGACGTAAGCATATTGCAGGACAACCTGCTGCGCCCCGTACTGGGAATCCTTGACCCGCGCGCCGACCAAAGGATAGAGTTCATCGGCGGCATACGCGGCGTAAGCGCCCTGTCCGAACTGGTGGCCGCCGGGAAAGCGGCCGTTGCCTTTTGCCTTTATCCCACTTCCATGCAAGAGCTTATGGCGGTTGCCGACGCGGGCAAAATAATGCCGCCTAAGTCCACTTGGTTTGAGCCTAAATTGCGCGATGGTTTAGCGGTGCATTTGCTTGAGGAAGATTTTTTGAAGTGAGGTTTCAGCATGGCGAGAGTTTTTAATTTCAATCCCGGCCCGGCGACCTTGCCGATGGAAGTGCTGCGGGAAGCGCAGGCGGAATTTTTGGACTATCAGGATAGCGGCATGTCCATTATCGAAATGAGCCACCGCTCCGCGCCTTACGAAAAAATAAACGACGAGGCGCGCCAAGACTTGAAAGACTTGCTGGGAACAGGCGACGACTATGAAGTTTTGTTTATGCAAGGCGGCGCCACTATGCAATTTTCCCTTGTCCCGCTCAATCTTATAAGGGAGGGCCGGACGGCGGATTACGCGGTAACAGGCGAATTTGCCGCCAGGGCTTTCGCGCAGGCCGCGCAAATAGGCGCGGCCCGTGCCGCAGTTGATTTGTCGGGCGAAGGGTTCCGGCGCGCGCCCGCGGCTAACGAACTGCGCTACAGCGACCGGCAGGCCTATCTTCACGTAACTACCAACAACACCATTTTCGGCACGGCCTGGCGCGAATACCCTGATTTCGGCGTAAAAACATTAGTGGCCGATATGTCGTCAGACTTTCTCAGCCGCCCTTTCGACGTCCGGCAATTTTCGCTGATTTACGCCGGCGCGCAGAAAAACATAGGCCCGGCGGGAGCGGCGGTGGTCGTGATTAAAAAATCGTTGCTGGACGGCGCGAACGAAAAGCTGCCGGAATATTTCAGTTACAAGGCGCACGCCAAAAACAATTCCCTATTGAACACTCCGCCGGTTTTTACCGTGTACATGATCGGGAAAATTCTTAAATGGCTGAAAAACAAGGGCGGCCTGGCGGCTATGGGCAAGCTCTGCTTGCAAAAATCTTCGCTTGTTTACGGCCTCATCGACCGTTATCCCGATTTTTACCGGGGACACGCCGAAAAAGGCAGCCGTTCGCTTACCAACGTAACCTTCCGTTTGCCGGATGCGCGGCTGGATGATGCTTTTGTCAGGCAAGCTGCCGCGCAAGGGCTATCAGGCGTGAAGGGCCATCGCTCGGTCGGAGGCATACGGGTATCCATTTATAATTATATGCCGGTGGAAGGCTGCGAAAGACTGGCGGAATTTATGGAGGATTTTTACCTTGGCAACCGCCGCTGATATGGCGGCGCGGCAAAAAGCAAAAGGCAAGGAGGCGTTCGGCTTGAATGTTGATTATGACATAGCCGTGGTCGGCGGCGGGCCGGCAGGCCTTTCCGCCGCGCTCAGCGCGTTGCGGCGGGACAAAAAAACCGTTGTTTTTGACCAGCGCGGCGCAAAGTCCAAACTGGCCAAGGCGCCGCTCGTCGACAATTACCTCGGCCTGCCCGCAATAAGCGGCCAGGAACTCATGCGCGTTTTTTCCGGGCATGTGAAAACGCGCGGCATACCGATACTCGAAGAGAAAATCGTCAATATATATCCCGGCGGGGGCGGCTTCACGCTCATCGCCGGCGACAATGCCTGGCAGTCCGCTTCCGTGGTGTTCGCCGCCGGCGCCCCCTCCGGGCAGACTTTGCCGGGCGAAAGTGATTTTTTGGGGCGGGGCGTCAGTTACTGCGCTGTCTGCGACGGGCTGCTCTTTCGCGGCAAGAAGGTTGCCATAATCGCCGCCACGTCCGGCAGCCGGGAAGATACATCCTTTCTGGCCGGGCTTTGCCGGGAAATATTATATTTTCCATTGTACGCGGGCGAGCATCCGCAGCATCCCAACCTGAAAACGCTCAAGGAACTGCCCAAAGAAATAACCGGCGCGGATACCGTCGGCGCGATAAAGACGGACAAAAACAGCCACGCGGTGGACGGCGTGTTTATTTTCCGCGCGAACGCGCCGCCTGACAGCATTTTGCCCGATTTGGCGCTCAAAGATAATTTCGTCCGGACCGACAGTTTAATGCGGACGAATGTTCCCGGCTTCTTCGCGGCCGGCGACTGCACCGGCCAACCCTGGCAAATCAGCCGGGCCACGGGGCAGGGGCAGATAGCCGCCCTCAGTGCCGCCTCTTACATAGACGGGCATAACTGACGCAACCGCGGCAAATTTTCAGCTTGCGTTTTAATCCGCGTCCTGGGCGGATTTGGGTTTGCCGACAAAACCCGCCCCGATACGGGCGGACGGCGGAAAAAGGCCGATAATTCAGATTCTTTTGGGAAAAAGCGCAAAAAGATCCGGCGGCGGCTCGGATGCAAATACATAATCAGGCCGGGCTTCGGCGCATTTTTCCACGGCGGCTTTCAGGTCGTAGTGAACCTGCCATTTGGCCTGTTTAAGGCTGTCGCCGTGAAGCCTGAGCAAATAAGCCGGATGATAGGTGGTAATGCATGATGCGCCGGATTTGCCGACAAACCACTGCCCGCGTTCCTTGGTGATGCGCTTGTCCGGCGAGCCGAGGTAATGCAGGGCCACGCTGCCGAGCGCTATCACCACGGCCGGGCGGATGATTTCCAACTCCAGGCTTAGCCAGCGGTCGGCGCAAAAAGCGGCGGCGGCGACCGTCGGCGTCCGGTTGTTTTCCGGGCGGCATTTCACCGTATTGGTCGTCAGTATGCGATCGCGCGTTACGCCGACCGAGGCGAGCGCCTTGTCCAGCAGCTGCCCGGAAGGGCCAATCAGCGGGCAGCCGTATTCGTCCTCTACCCGGCCCGGCCCTTCGCCGACTATGACCAACGGGCTGGCGGCATCGCCGTACCAGCCGACCGGAGCTATGCAACCGGCGCGCAGTTCGCATTCCGAACAGGCTTTCAGTTCCTGGCCCAACGCTTCCAGCGCCCGGGCGGCGTCTATTTTCATAATGTCCATCCTCGCAAGTTGCTTTGGCCTACAGGAAACCTCCAACAATCCATCGCCATAGCAAGCGGTTATCAAAAGCTCCCTATATATTCGCCCAATACACTTTGCAATCCTTTTGAAAAAGCGGGCGATTGTGTTAAAATGTTTAGAGGCTCTCTAAACGGGTAAGGAAGTGTACGATATGCTTGACATCAAATTCATACGGGAAAATACCGCCATAGTGGAAGATGCGCTGAAAAAACGCCGTATGCCGATGGCGCTGGATGAATTTCTGCGTTTGGACAAAGAACGGCGCTCTCTTTTGATAACAGTGGAAAATCTGAAAAGCGAACGCAACCAAGTTTCGCAGGAGATAAGCAGGCTGAAAAAAACGGGCGCCGATGCCGCCGCCAAAATAGCTTCCATGCGCGAGACAGGCGATGCCATCGCCGGCTATGACGCCAAATTGCGGGAGATTGAGGAGAGTTTGCGGGAGATTGCCCTGCGGCTGCCCAATATCCCCAATGAGGCCGTGCCGCCGGGTCAGGATGAACGCGACAATCCGCAGGTGCGCAAATGGGGCGCCGCGCCGGATTTCCCCTTCCCGCCAAAACCTCACTGGGAAATCGGGGAACGGCTCAACATACTGGATTTTGAGCGGGCGGGCAAGGTGGCCGGCGCCAGGTTCGTTTTTTATCGCGGCTTAGGCGCGCGCCTGGAACGCGCGCTGATCAATTTCATGCTTGACTTGCATACCAAAGAACACGGCTATACAGAGGTTTTCCCGCCGTTCATCGTCAATGGAGCCAGCATGACCGGCACTGGGCAGCTGCCTAAATTCGCCGCCGACGCTTTCCGGCTGGAAAACAGCGATTATTATCTGGTCCCTACGGCCGAAGTGCCTGTAACCAATATGCACCGGGGCGAAATATTGGCGGAAAGCTGCCTGCCGCTTTATTACGCCGCCTACAGCGCCTGTTTCAGGAGCGAGGCGGGCGCCGCCGGGCGCGACACGCGCGGGCTCATACGCCTGCATCAATTCAACAAGGTGGAACTGGTGAAATTTTCCCTGCCGGAAAATTCCTGGGCGGAACTGGAAAAACTGACCGCCGACGCGGAAAGCGTGCTGCGGCTCTTGGAGCTTCCCTACCGCACAGTAAAATTATGCGCGGGCGACTTGGGTTTTGCTTCCGCCCTGACTTATGACATAGAAGTCTGGCTGCCCAGCGCCGGCTGTTACCGCGAAATATCCTCCTGCTCAAACTTTGTCGATTTTCAGGCGCGCCGGGCGGACATACGATTTCGACGCGCCGGCGGCAAACCGGAATTTGTCCATACCCTGAACGGTTCAGGGCTGGCGATCGGGCGCGCCGTCTCGGCTATTTTGGAAAACTGCCAGCAGAAAGACGGCTCTGTGCGCGTACCCCAAATACTGCAGGAATACATGGGCACGGACACGATAAAATAAGCGCGGGAAAGCGCTTGCCGCCGCCGCCCGAAAGCGCGGGACTATATCGGGCGTTCCCGTCAAACGTTCATTGCCGCAGCGGGAAACCGCGCGCAAATTTTTTTTTGCAAATTCCCACAAACCTATTGCGCTTTCAAAGGTTTGTGGTAAAATTTATACGATATTAAACATTTTGGTAAATAATGCTAAACATAGCTGCCTTGAAATACCGATCCGAAAGGAGCGTTGATATGAAAAACAGCAATTATTTCCGTTTGACGCAAAATGCCGTAAAACAACTGGCCGATGTGTATGATACGCCATTTTTGGTATTGTCCCTTGAACAGATCGAAAACAATTACCGGCTTTTGCAAAAATACATGCCGCAGGTCAAAATACACTACGCGGTCAAAGCAAATCCCGACAAGAATATAGTCGCCGCAATAAACAGGCTTGGCGGTTGTTTCGATGTTGCGTCCGGCGGCGAAATAACCGAACTGGCCGCCTTAAACATTGCCAGCGACCGGATGCTTTACGCCAATCCCTTTAAAACGGATGCGGGGCTAAAAGCCTGCCGCCGCTATGGCGTGAACAAGTTTACCCTTGACAGCCGGACCGAAATAGACAAATTGGCGCAATGCTTCCCGGGCGCCGGCGTCCTTTTGCGCCTGCGCATAGACAATACCGGCGCGGTCGTCGATTTAAACAAGAAATTCGGCGCGCGGCCGGAACAGATATTGCCGCTTTTAAAATACGCGGCCGCCGCCGGGCTCAATGTCCTAGGGCTGTGCTTTCACGTTGGCAGCCAGACGCTTTCGGCCGCCCCCTACATCCGCGCCCTGAAAAAAAGCCGCGAGTTGTTTGACGCGGCGCGGCTGGAGGGCTACCATCTGAAAACGCTGGACATTGGCGGCGGCTACCCTGTCCCGAGCATGATCGACGATGTGGACATAGCCGGGCTGCTCACAAAAATAAACGAATGTCTGGAAAACCTTTTCCCCGATACGGAAATCTGGTCGGAACCCGGGCGGTTTGTCTGCGCCACCGCAGTGAACATGCTGACCAAAGTGATTGGCGTTACCGAGCGCAACGGCCAGCCGTGGTATTTTCTGGACGAAGGGGTTTACGGCGCTTTCTCCGGCGTCCTTTTTGACCATTGGGACTATGAATTTGTCAGTTACAAAAACGGCCCGGGCCTTTTGTCCACTTTCGCCGGCCCCAGCTGCGATTCTTTGGATGTGATCTGCTGCGGCCGAGCGTCCCCGCCCCTTCTGCCGAACGACATATTGCTTGTGCCGGCCTGCGGCGCGTATTCATCGGCATCGGCGACCAGTTTCAACGGTTTCGCCAAAGCGCAGACCATTGTTTGGGAAGAAGCGCGGGAAAAACTCAGCCTCGCGGAATTTTGCTTCGCTCCGGCCGTTTGACCGCCCAAAGCGAAAATGGCCGCTGCCGAAATGGCAGCGGCCATCTGTTTGGCTATTTCCCCGCCTGTTTTCCAGGTTTTCGGCCGTGCCATGTCCTTGCGGATTTGGCATTGCGCTTTTGGGCCGATACTGTTCCCAAATCAAAAGTTGCCTGAAATCCTTTTAAGGCCGGCGCCCGCTCTTGCCGGCGAAAGGCATCCGCGCTTGGGTGCCCCTTCTTCCAGCGCGGACAAAACCGCAAAAGGCGCGGCCGCGCCGGCAGCGGCCGCCCGCCATAACGCAGGAGGCTCGATTAATGAAAAAACCGTTTGTCAGCAAGGAAAAACTCGAGGAAATTATAAAGCAATATCCCACCCCCTTTTATCTTTATGACGAAAAGGGGATCAGGGAAACCGCGCGCGCGCTGCTAAAAGCGTTTTCCTGGAACGCGGGCTACCGGGAATATTTCGCCGTCAAGGCCACGCCCAATCCGGCGATCCTTAAAATCTTGCGGGAAGAAGGCTGCGGGGTGGACTGCTCAAGCCTGACCGAACTCATGCTGGCCAAAGCCGCCGGTTTCAGCGGCCGGGACATAATGTTTTCCTCCAACGCCACCCCCGCCGAGGAATTTGTCTATGCCAGAAAAATCGGCGCCATCATCAATCTCGACGACTTTACCCATATAGATTTTCTCGAGCGATGCGCCGGACTGCCGGAGACGATCTGCTGCCGTTTTAACCCCGGCGGGGAGTTCGCCATACATACCGCCATCATGGACAGGCCCAAAGACGCCAAATACGGTTTTACCAAAGGGCAGCTTAAAGAAGGGTTCGCTGTTTTGCAAAGAAAAGGCGTCATGGAGTTCGGTCTGCACGCTTTTTTGGCCAGCAACACCCTTACCAACGAATATTATCCCACGCTGGCGGCGGAGCTGTTTGCAACCGCCGCCTGGCTGAAAGAGCAAACCGGCGTGGCGGCCGCCTTCATAAACCTTTCCGGGGGAATAGGCATACCCTACCGGCCGGAGGACAAACCAAACGACATAATGGAAATAGGAAGGTTGGTCAAAGGCGTATACGAGCGGATACTGGTGCCGGCCGGCATGGGGGGCGCGGCGCTTTTCACCGAATTGGGGCGTTTTGTGCTGGGTCCTCACGGTTGCCTGGTCGCCACCGCCATACACAAAAAAAATATTTACAAAAAATATATAGGGCTCGATGCCTGCGCCGCCAATCTGATGCGCCCGGCCATGTACGGCGCTTATCACCATATCACGGTGGCCGGCAAGGAAAACGAGGCGGCGTCCGCCGTCTATGACATAACCGGCTCTTTGTGCGAAAACAATGACAAATTCGCCATAGACAGAAAATTGCCGCCGATCGAAATCGGCGATCGCCTTGTCATCCATGACGCGGGCGCGCACGGTTTCGCCATGGGGTACAACTACAACGGCAAATTGCGCTCCGCCGAATTGCTCCTCAAAGAGGACGGTTCTGTCCGGCTCATCCGCCGCGCCGAAACGCCGGAGGATTATTTTGCCACCTTGAAAATTTCCGGGCTTTTTGACGACATGGAAAGTCTGCGGTGAAAACCCGGCTATTGGCGAAAATATTTGCCGGACAAGCCGGGCGCGGCATCGGGCGCCGGCTTGTCCATGGGCGCCGCCACATTTTGGAAAAAGGGAGGGGATTTTTGTGAAAAAAACGCTTCTGTTTCTCGTCATTGTTTTCAGCCTGAAGTTTTCCGTCTGCTCCGCCGCTTATTATACCTTCAAGTTGGTGGGGCCGGCGGAAAACTACGATATGAAATATGATACGGAAAACGCTTACTTTTCTTTCGCGCTGGCGAAGAAAAACCCCGACAGGCTGCTTGTTTCCATTTACAACAAAACCGATGGAATAATTACGGTTGATTGGGGGAAAACCTCGCTCATTTTCGGGCAGAAGGCTTATAACGTATTGCCGGGTTCGCAGTTCAGCCCGGATTCCAATATATACAGCGGCCTTAATCCCGCCAGCATCCCGCCGCATACGCTGGTTGAGGAAAGTTTGTTCGCCGAGGGCAGCATAACCGTAATAAATTCGGCGCCGATAGTCACCGGCGGCTTTGGTTTTGGCTACTTTCCCCGCCCCTGGGGCGGCTGGCTGGGGTTTGACGACTTTTACCGCATACCGGGCTACAGCGGCT is from Acidaminococcales bacterium and encodes:
- a CDS encoding NAD(P)/FAD-dependent oxidoreductase, whose product is MNVDYDIAVVGGGPAGLSAALSALRRDKKTVVFDQRGAKSKLAKAPLVDNYLGLPAISGQELMRVFSGHVKTRGIPILEEKIVNIYPGGGGFTLIAGDNAWQSASVVFAAGAPSGQTLPGESDFLGRGVSYCAVCDGLLFRGKKVAIIAATSGSREDTSFLAGLCREILYFPLYAGEHPQHPNLKTLKELPKEITGADTVGAIKTDKNSHAVDGVFIFRANAPPDSILPDLALKDNFVRTDSLMRTNVPGFFAAGDCTGQPWQISRATGQGQIAALSAASYIDGHN
- a CDS encoding uracil-DNA glycosylase, translated to MKIDAARALEALGQELKACSECELRAGCIAPVGWYGDAASPLVIVGEGPGRVEDEYGCPLIGPSGQLLDKALASVGVTRDRILTTNTVKCRPENNRTPTVAAAAFCADRWLSLELEIIRPAVVIALGSVALHYLGSPDKRITKERGQWFVGKSGASCITTYHPAYLLRLHGDSLKQAKWQVHYDLKAAVEKCAEARPDYVFASEPPPDLFALFPKRI
- a CDS encoding type III PLP-dependent enzyme, with translation MKNSNYFRLTQNAVKQLADVYDTPFLVLSLEQIENNYRLLQKYMPQVKIHYAVKANPDKNIVAAINRLGGCFDVASGGEITELAALNIASDRMLYANPFKTDAGLKACRRYGVNKFTLDSRTEIDKLAQCFPGAGVLLRLRIDNTGAVVDLNKKFGARPEQILPLLKYAAAAGLNVLGLCFHVGSQTLSAAPYIRALKKSRELFDAARLEGYHLKTLDIGGGYPVPSMIDDVDIAGLLTKINECLENLFPDTEIWSEPGRFVCATAVNMLTKVIGVTERNGQPWYFLDEGVYGAFSGVLFDHWDYEFVSYKNGPGLLSTFAGPSCDSLDVICCGRASPPLLPNDILLVPACGAYSSASATSFNGFAKAQTIVWEEAREKLSLAEFCFAPAV
- the serS gene encoding serine--tRNA ligase, encoding MLDIKFIRENTAIVEDALKKRRMPMALDEFLRLDKERRSLLITVENLKSERNQVSQEISRLKKTGADAAAKIASMRETGDAIAGYDAKLREIEESLREIALRLPNIPNEAVPPGQDERDNPQVRKWGAAPDFPFPPKPHWEIGERLNILDFERAGKVAGARFVFYRGLGARLERALINFMLDLHTKEHGYTEVFPPFIVNGASMTGTGQLPKFAADAFRLENSDYYLVPTAEVPVTNMHRGEILAESCLPLYYAAYSACFRSEAGAAGRDTRGLIRLHQFNKVELVKFSLPENSWAELEKLTADAESVLRLLELPYRTVKLCAGDLGFASALTYDIEVWLPSAGCYREISSCSNFVDFQARRADIRFRRAGGKPEFVHTLNGSGLAIGRAVSAILENCQQKDGSVRVPQILQEYMGTDTIK
- the serC gene encoding 3-phosphoserine/phosphohydroxythreonine transaminase; this encodes MARVFNFNPGPATLPMEVLREAQAEFLDYQDSGMSIIEMSHRSAPYEKINDEARQDLKDLLGTGDDYEVLFMQGGATMQFSLVPLNLIREGRTADYAVTGEFAARAFAQAAQIGAARAAVDLSGEGFRRAPAANELRYSDRQAYLHVTTNNTIFGTAWREYPDFGVKTLVADMSSDFLSRPFDVRQFSLIYAGAQKNIGPAGAAVVVIKKSLLDGANEKLPEYFSYKAHAKNNSLLNTPPVFTVYMIGKILKWLKNKGGLAAMGKLCLQKSSLVYGLIDRYPDFYRGHAEKGSRSLTNVTFRLPDARLDDAFVRQAAAQGLSGVKGHRSVGGIRVSIYNYMPVEGCERLAEFMEDFYLGNRR
- a CDS encoding PDZ domain-containing protein, translating into MKKTLLFLVIVFSLKFSVCSAAYYTFKLVGPAENYDMKYDTENAYFSFALAKKNPDRLLVSIYNKTDGIITVDWGKTSLIFGQKAYNVLPGSQFSPDSNIYSGLNPASIPPHTLVEESLFAEGSITVINSAPIVTGGFGFGYFPRPWGGWLGFDDFYRIPGYSGWKVRPFFSAADEEAANNSVGYKFALFLPVIAKDAQTNYRFDFEIVRASEETSPGVLGLSLTDRRERAIWGEAARPAKGVEVVGLSRKGAAKKAGLLPGDNIIKIDGLAIDNTDEFVFYVNKKAAGESITITYLRGGAEYAATAKLGKA
- a CDS encoding DUF1015 family protein, which translates into the protein MADIRPFRALRPAADKAKGIASLPYDVMDREEARAAIKKQPLSFLRVTRPDAAFPDAIGQYDGAVYEEAASVFQEYQADGLLRTEAEPCFYIYRQRMDGREQTGLVAAASVEEYRAGATKKHELTRPDKEGDRVRHIKCLAAQTGAVFLSYKRAPAAELLIAEIVGRTRPDYDFVADDGIGHIFYTVSAPADIEALRRVFAPIGPLYIADGHHRCAAALRVADMARANNPKHTGSEEYNYFLAAIFPDDMTRILEYNRAVKDLNGLTAAEFLAKAGDNFLVQTIASPAKPSARHEFTMCLEGKWYKLTARGGTFDEKDLSGRLDVSILQDNLLRPVLGILDPRADQRIEFIGGIRGVSALSELVAAGKAAVAFCLYPTSMQELMAVADAGKIMPPKSTWFEPKLRDGLAVHLLEEDFLK
- a CDS encoding diaminopimelate decarboxylase, coding for MKKPFVSKEKLEEIIKQYPTPFYLYDEKGIRETARALLKAFSWNAGYREYFAVKATPNPAILKILREEGCGVDCSSLTELMLAKAAGFSGRDIMFSSNATPAEEFVYARKIGAIINLDDFTHIDFLERCAGLPETICCRFNPGGEFAIHTAIMDRPKDAKYGFTKGQLKEGFAVLQRKGVMEFGLHAFLASNTLTNEYYPTLAAELFATAAWLKEQTGVAAAFINLSGGIGIPYRPEDKPNDIMEIGRLVKGVYERILVPAGMGGAALFTELGRFVLGPHGCLVATAIHKKNIYKKYIGLDACAANLMRPAMYGAYHHITVAGKENEAASAVYDITGSLCENNDKFAIDRKLPPIEIGDRLVIHDAGAHGFAMGYNYNGKLRSAELLLKEDGSVRLIRRAETPEDYFATLKISGLFDDMESLR